One Oharaeibacter diazotrophicus DNA segment encodes these proteins:
- a CDS encoding polar amino acid ABC transporter permease: MTAFETLSALWAWTPFLAVGFLWNVAISAVTMAIGTPVGFLLARMRLAGSRTGAFLTAAARLPPTFVLIYYFAYVLPTEATIGGVSIGLPGWLKASLALAVAVSGFVSDNALSALRHRRRGEHLQALYFIPAWTTYFLIIVMASSTASVIGVPEIVQRANTVIAAIGDPGATLWVYAYTMLWFLAFCWPLSRLLALLRRRMERRAGAVAAAVEPAAVLAMTPDAPATGEE, encoded by the coding sequence GTGACCGCCTTCGAGACCCTCTCGGCCCTGTGGGCCTGGACCCCCTTCCTCGCCGTCGGCTTCCTGTGGAACGTCGCGATCTCCGCGGTGACCATGGCGATCGGCACGCCCGTCGGCTTCCTGCTGGCGCGGATGCGGCTCGCCGGCTCGCGAACCGGCGCGTTCCTCACCGCGGCGGCGCGGCTGCCGCCGACCTTCGTGCTGATCTACTACTTCGCCTACGTGCTGCCGACCGAGGCGACGATCGGCGGCGTCTCGATCGGCCTGCCGGGCTGGCTGAAGGCGTCGTTGGCGCTGGCGGTCGCGGTCTCGGGCTTCGTGTCCGACAACGCGCTGTCGGCGCTGCGCCACCGCCGCCGCGGCGAACACCTCCAGGCGCTCTACTTCATCCCGGCCTGGACGACCTACTTCCTCATCATCGTGATGGCGTCGTCGACCGCCTCGGTGATCGGCGTGCCCGAGATCGTCCAGCGCGCCAACACGGTGATCGCGGCGATCGGCGACCCCGGCGCGACGCTGTGGGTCTACGCCTACACGATGCTCTGGTTCCTGGCGTTCTGCTGGCCGCTGTCGCGATTGCTCGCCCTGCTGCGCCGCCGGATGGAACGGCGCGCGGGCGCCGTGGCGGCGGCGGTCGAGCCGGCGGCGGTGCTGGCGATGACGCCCGACGCGCCGGCGACCGGCGAGGAGTAG
- a CDS encoding protease, with translation MLKLAFLLIGPASFRSKWYVLAVLGGLLVALALVIAADASDRVTLLAQTAIGLVFVANGVVSAMSAALGRVEGSARFVTAAKALGLVLIGALVMGVPVRTDVGLAVFVGLALVLDGIWRIGFAFLVRYGNWRAMATFGAVELLLALLLYADWPLPPGRNVAVCIGLLIALWGVLLIRMGLMLRTLDDEVAILNLPVFGGRGWYDHAPVLIDTGETVAVEHPLTVRIWTPVGSAYEPERRLLIDRYIAAVDGNGVMSTGHSALEMKPDLYISHYPAVELDRSRADFMASFRGTAENDFKGRFQPSYEHECAEWCPADGNVEFRNYDPRRLRAFWVGYRQDDTYNLTNRNCSVAVAAALDAALEGSLATRFAWARLVGLLLNPDLWVAAMICNRAASMTWTPGLVLDYARTLARIVERGEVGWTARLFAFFARLRRGGAPDNEPRTA, from the coding sequence ATGCTGAAACTCGCGTTCCTCCTGATCGGTCCGGCCTCGTTCCGGTCGAAGTGGTACGTCCTCGCCGTGCTCGGCGGCCTCCTGGTGGCGCTGGCGCTGGTGATCGCCGCCGACGCCTCGGACCGCGTGACCTTGCTGGCGCAGACCGCGATCGGCCTCGTCTTCGTCGCCAACGGCGTGGTGTCGGCCATGTCGGCGGCGCTCGGGCGGGTCGAGGGATCGGCCCGCTTCGTCACCGCCGCCAAGGCGCTCGGCCTCGTGCTGATCGGCGCGCTGGTGATGGGGGTGCCGGTGCGCACCGACGTCGGCCTCGCCGTCTTCGTCGGCCTCGCCCTGGTGCTCGACGGCATCTGGCGGATCGGCTTCGCCTTCCTGGTCCGCTACGGCAACTGGCGGGCGATGGCGACCTTCGGCGCGGTCGAACTGCTGCTCGCGCTGCTGCTCTACGCCGACTGGCCGCTGCCGCCGGGCCGCAACGTCGCGGTCTGCATCGGGCTCCTGATCGCGCTCTGGGGCGTCCTGCTGATCCGCATGGGGCTGATGCTGCGCACCCTCGACGACGAGGTCGCCATCCTGAACCTGCCGGTGTTCGGCGGCCGCGGCTGGTACGACCACGCCCCCGTCCTGATCGACACCGGCGAGACGGTGGCGGTCGAGCATCCGCTGACGGTCCGGATCTGGACCCCCGTCGGCTCCGCCTACGAGCCCGAGCGTCGCCTGCTGATCGACCGCTACATCGCCGCCGTCGACGGCAACGGCGTGATGTCGACCGGCCATTCGGCGCTCGAGATGAAGCCGGACCTCTACATCAGCCACTATCCGGCCGTGGAGCTCGACCGCTCGCGCGCCGATTTCATGGCCTCCTTCCGCGGCACCGCCGAGAACGACTTCAAGGGCCGCTTCCAGCCGAGCTACGAGCACGAGTGCGCCGAATGGTGCCCGGCCGACGGCAACGTCGAGTTCCGCAACTACGACCCGCGGCGGCTGCGCGCATTCTGGGTCGGCTACCGGCAGGACGACACCTACAACCTCACCAACCGCAACTGCTCCGTGGCGGTGGCGGCGGCGCTCGACGCCGCCCTCGAGGGCTCGCTCGCGACCCGCTTCGCGTGGGCGCGGCTCGTCGGCCTGCTCCTGAACCCCGACCTCTGGGTCGCCGCCATGATCTGCAATCGCGCGGCCTCGATGACCTGGACGCCCGGCCTCGTGCTCGACTACGCCCGCACGCTCGCCCGCATCGTCGAGCGCGGCGAGGTCGGCTGGACCGCCCGCCTCTTCGCCTTCTTCGCCCGCCTGCGCCGCGGCGGCGCCCCCGACAACGAGCCGAGGACCGCATGA
- a CDS encoding amino acid ABC transporter substrate-binding protein, with protein MTTAGSWILGALLAAVTGGAAAAGTLERVAETGVIRAGTRADAVPFAFRRDDGGFQGFSVDLIEEIRKAVEAKLGRPVRTEIAAVTPADRIQRVAGGELDVVCEITTPTWDREAKVDFSIPFFRDGTRVLAFRDTLKTTPDVKDMTVAVAEGTTTAAILERALPGVATRAYPSMDAAFAALRAGEVQGVANIGIILLGLARKLEPDRSVVLLPRTEPLGNEAMACVLPQDDSAWRDFVDATIVGLTRGLGDYRGRYVEIYDRWFGRDGVLVYPLDRSTRDYLLQADIWAR; from the coding sequence GTGACGACGGCGGGCTCGTGGATCCTCGGTGCGCTGCTCGCGGCGGTGACGGGCGGTGCGGCGGCGGCCGGAACGCTGGAGCGCGTCGCCGAGACCGGCGTGATCCGGGCCGGCACCCGGGCCGACGCGGTGCCCTTCGCCTTCCGCCGCGACGACGGCGGCTTCCAGGGCTTCTCGGTCGACCTGATCGAAGAGATCCGCAAGGCCGTCGAGGCCAAGCTCGGCCGGCCCGTCCGCACCGAGATCGCGGCGGTGACGCCGGCCGACCGCATCCAGCGCGTCGCCGGCGGCGAGCTCGACGTCGTCTGCGAGATCACCACCCCGACCTGGGACCGCGAGGCCAAGGTCGACTTCTCGATCCCGTTCTTCCGCGACGGCACCCGCGTGCTCGCCTTCCGCGACACGCTGAAGACCACGCCCGACGTCAAGGACATGACCGTCGCCGTCGCCGAGGGCACCACCACCGCGGCGATCCTGGAGCGCGCCCTGCCCGGCGTCGCCACCCGCGCCTACCCGTCGATGGACGCGGCCTTCGCGGCGCTGCGCGCCGGCGAGGTCCAGGGCGTCGCCAACATCGGCATCATCCTGCTCGGCCTCGCCCGCAAGCTCGAGCCCGACCGCAGCGTCGTGCTGCTGCCGCGCACCGAGCCGCTCGGCAACGAGGCGATGGCCTGCGTGCTGCCGCAGGACGACAGCGCCTGGCGCGACTTCGTCGACGCCACCATCGTCGGCCTGACCCGCGGCCTCGGCGACTACCGCGGCCGCTACGTCGAGATCTACGACCGCTGGTTCGGCCGCGACGGCGTGCTGGTCTACCCGCTCGACCGCTCCACCCGCGACTACCTGCTCCAGGCCGACATCTGGGCGCGCTGA
- a CDS encoding sigma-70 family RNA polymerase sigma factor, which yields MRIDIDVTPHLDALWRYARVLTRDDADADDLLQESLARAIRLSGSYDATRPLLNWLVVVMRNTFLSSRRRSAAERDRIHGAIPDDETALPSQEDRVDLAKVMRAFEGLPPDQREVLQLVAVLGFTYADAAETLGVPVGTVMSRLARGRAALKARVGYGGAAVGPKLRVVGGTDERD from the coding sequence ATGAGGATCGACATCGACGTCACCCCGCACCTCGACGCCCTGTGGCGCTACGCCCGCGTATTGACGCGCGACGACGCCGACGCGGACGACCTGTTGCAGGAGAGCCTCGCGCGGGCGATCCGGCTGTCGGGCTCCTACGACGCGACCCGGCCGCTCCTGAACTGGCTGGTGGTGGTGATGCGCAACACCTTCCTGTCGTCGCGCCGGCGCTCCGCCGCCGAGCGCGACCGCATCCACGGTGCGATCCCGGACGACGAGACGGCGTTGCCGTCGCAGGAGGACCGGGTCGACCTCGCCAAGGTGATGCGGGCGTTCGAGGGCCTGCCGCCCGACCAGCGCGAGGTGCTGCAGCTGGTCGCGGTGCTGGGCTTCACCTATGCCGACGCCGCGGAGACGCTGGGGGTTCCGGTGGGAACGGTGATGTCGCGGCTCGCCCGCGGCCGGGCCGCGCTGAAGGCGCGGGTCGGCTACGGCGGCGCCGCGGTCGGCCCGAAGTTGAGAGTCGTGGGAGGGACCGATGAACGGGACTGA
- a CDS encoding PP2C family protein-serine/threonine phosphatase, translating to MTLTRRLVLMVAACIALAVLAISLVSAWLGRTALVAQAEVQAQSVARIVAESARLTEISLEEMDAVLVDDLQTLAFAVGSLGDAGAPGLGGRFAEIVARGNLASLWLVDRDRRILVSSVGDYGALVEGEKLPPGLPARALADLVDGTRFAAALGGPIDGVRYVGVRVEGGRALIAGQRVTVLDPVRAANSLPVLLAALIDRDDIRAIRVFDDAGATLAAIGDEAGGEGVPAADAAELAASTVAGTAAASRFGPGGLLVAAPIHDTAGITIGAAVLSMATARLERMLVDYLVYGALAAAAVFAVGVTAAALFARRIARPVAAMTRAAEEVDGRTFRPESLDGLSGRADELGRLARVFRHMAIEVQAREEHLEALVRARTAELEQKNALLEESKRRVEAELDAARSLQAAILPQALPAHPSYAGKATMVPARELGGDFYDFFAVDERHLGIVIADVSGKGVPAAFFMAISRTVLQASARESRSAGACLAAANTALCAQNPMDLFVTTFYGILDTETGTLTYANGGHNPPLMIRRADGTIVDLPRTGGMALGVMPDLPYAERSVALSAGDTLVLYTDGISEAMDRDGREFSEERLKVALGDAHARAVDLVLAGVTDAVTDFVAGAEQSDDITCLVVRYNGPAGTFAPDRDAA from the coding sequence GTGACCCTGACCCGTCGTCTCGTCCTGATGGTCGCGGCCTGCATCGCGTTGGCGGTGCTGGCGATCAGCCTCGTCTCGGCCTGGCTCGGCCGCACCGCACTCGTCGCGCAGGCGGAGGTGCAGGCGCAGTCGGTGGCGCGCATCGTCGCCGAGAGCGCGCGCCTCACGGAGATCTCGCTCGAAGAGATGGACGCGGTCCTCGTCGACGACCTGCAGACCCTCGCCTTCGCGGTCGGCAGCCTCGGCGACGCCGGCGCGCCCGGCCTCGGCGGCCGCTTCGCCGAGATCGTCGCCCGCGGCAACCTCGCCTCACTGTGGCTGGTCGACCGCGACCGCCGGATCCTGGTCTCCTCGGTCGGCGACTACGGCGCGCTCGTCGAGGGCGAGAAACTGCCGCCGGGCCTGCCGGCGCGCGCGCTCGCCGATCTCGTCGACGGCACCCGCTTCGCCGCCGCGCTCGGCGGGCCGATCGACGGCGTGCGCTACGTCGGCGTCCGCGTCGAGGGGGGCAGGGCGCTGATCGCCGGCCAGCGCGTGACCGTGCTCGATCCGGTGCGCGCCGCCAACAGCCTGCCGGTGCTGCTCGCCGCCCTGATCGACCGCGACGACATCCGTGCGATCCGCGTGTTCGACGACGCCGGCGCCACCCTCGCGGCGATCGGCGACGAGGCGGGCGGCGAGGGCGTTCCGGCGGCCGACGCAGCCGAACTCGCGGCGTCCACGGTCGCCGGCACCGCGGCGGCGTCGCGCTTCGGCCCGGGCGGGCTCCTGGTCGCCGCGCCGATCCACGATACGGCCGGCATCACCATCGGCGCCGCGGTGCTGTCGATGGCGACGGCGCGGCTCGAGCGGATGCTGGTCGACTATCTCGTCTACGGCGCGCTCGCCGCGGCGGCGGTGTTCGCGGTCGGCGTGACGGCCGCCGCGCTGTTCGCCCGCCGGATCGCCCGTCCTGTGGCGGCGATGACGCGGGCGGCCGAGGAGGTCGACGGCCGCACGTTCCGACCCGAGAGCCTCGACGGCCTCTCGGGCCGCGCCGACGAACTCGGAAGGCTCGCCCGGGTATTCCGCCACATGGCGATCGAAGTCCAGGCGCGCGAGGAGCATCTCGAGGCGCTGGTGCGCGCCCGCACCGCCGAACTCGAGCAGAAGAACGCGCTGCTCGAGGAATCGAAGCGCCGGGTCGAGGCCGAACTCGACGCCGCCCGCTCGCTCCAGGCGGCGATCCTGCCGCAGGCTCTGCCGGCGCACCCCTCCTACGCCGGCAAGGCGACGATGGTGCCGGCCCGCGAGCTCGGCGGCGACTTCTACGACTTCTTCGCGGTCGACGAGCGCCACCTCGGCATCGTCATCGCCGACGTCTCGGGCAAGGGCGTGCCGGCGGCCTTCTTCATGGCGATCTCGCGGACGGTGCTGCAGGCGAGCGCGCGCGAGAGCCGGTCGGCCGGGGCGTGCCTCGCGGCGGCCAACACCGCGCTCTGCGCCCAGAACCCCATGGACCTGTTCGTCACCACCTTCTACGGCATCCTCGACACCGAGACCGGCACGCTCACCTACGCCAACGGTGGCCATAATCCGCCGCTGATGATCCGCCGCGCCGACGGCACCATCGTCGATCTGCCGCGCACCGGCGGCATGGCCCTCGGCGTGATGCCGGACCTGCCCTATGCCGAGCGCAGCGTCGCCCTCTCGGCGGGCGACACGCTGGTGCTCTACACCGACGGCATTTCGGAGGCGATGGACCGGGACGGCCGCGAGTTCAGCGAAGAACGGCTCAAGGTGGCGCTCGGCGACGCCCACGCCCGGGCGGTCGACCTCGTGCTCGCCGGCGTCACCGACGCCGTGACCGATTTCGTCGCCGGCGCCGAACAGTCCGACGACATCACCTGCCTCGTGGTCCGCTACAACGGACCGGCGGGCACGTTCGCGCCGGATCGCGACGCGGCCTGA
- a CDS encoding ATP-binding protein — protein sequence MAETPRTRDFEVPATLDAIPGLQGELEDFLADALAPAVAFRLAMAVEEIVANVVDHAAPADGLVRVAACVSAELVALEISDAGPAFDPFADAPAPSLDADLDDRAIGGLGVHLVRTLVDEVGYARVGERNVVRLAMRRGDAEGDAA from the coding sequence ATGGCCGAGACGCCCCGCACCCGGGACTTCGAGGTCCCCGCCACGCTCGACGCGATCCCGGGTCTCCAGGGCGAGCTCGAGGACTTCCTCGCCGACGCCCTCGCGCCCGCCGTGGCGTTCCGCCTCGCGATGGCGGTCGAGGAGATCGTCGCCAACGTGGTCGACCACGCGGCGCCCGCGGACGGCCTCGTCCGGGTGGCGGCGTGCGTCTCGGCCGAGCTCGTCGCGCTCGAGATCTCCGACGCCGGGCCGGCCTTCGACCCCTTTGCCGACGCCCCTGCGCCCTCGCTCGACGCCGATCTCGACGATCGTGCGATCGGCGGTCTCGGTGTGCACCTGGTCAGGACGCTGGTCGACGAGGTCGGTTACGCCCGTGTCGGCGAGCGCAACGTCGTGCGGCTGGCGATGCGCCGCGGCGACGCCGAGGGAGATGCGGCGTGA
- a CDS encoding STAS domain-containing protein, with protein sequence MSVRFETEGTTLVATLEGRLDTTNAPATEAELLKRLGTGAVVLDLAGLSYISSAGLRVVLVVAKRLKPTGRRFVLAGLQPHIREVFEVSGFLSILDVAADRAEALARV encoded by the coding sequence ATGAGCGTGAGATTCGAAACCGAGGGCACGACGCTGGTCGCCACCCTCGAAGGCCGGCTCGACACCACCAATGCGCCGGCCACCGAGGCCGAACTCCTGAAGCGGCTCGGCACCGGCGCCGTCGTGCTCGACCTCGCCGGCCTGAGCTACATCTCGAGCGCGGGCCTGCGCGTCGTCCTGGTCGTCGCCAAGCGCCTGAAGCCGACCGGCCGCCGCTTCGTGCTGGCCGGCCTGCAGCCGCACATCCGCGAGGTCTTCGAGGTCTCCGGCTTCCTCTCCATCCTCGACGTCGCCGCCGACCGCGCCGAGGCGCTGGCGCGCGTCTGA
- a CDS encoding MFS transporter has translation MTDASTTPTSTVLSRAAVIATATMFGLTYSLAAALIALDLVARGASEIVIGANAAMHAVGVLVTATILPRIVAAFGIRKLVILALATAAAVLIAFPAAPWIWLWFPLRFLLGMSSEILFVLSETWTNSLSTEETRARSMAAYTAALSIGFASGPAILSVVGSDGVTPFAIGAVISLAAAVFVASPKVSAPAFDEPATGNPLRYMALAPVAISSTVLNAAIETAGLSFLAIYAVQLGWAESGATRLMSVMMIGAILLQLPIGWLGDKMDRIRLLAILAVTATVGALVWPLALQDETATYALLFVWGGAFVGLYTIMLTVVGSRFQGSDLVGIYAAMGLMWGVGALVGPLAAGAAMQATQHGLAFFAAAACGAFALFAIARGRGSS, from the coding sequence ATGACCGACGCCTCCACGACGCCGACCTCGACCGTCCTGTCCCGGGCCGCGGTGATCGCCACCGCCACCATGTTCGGGCTCACCTACAGCCTCGCGGCCGCGCTGATCGCGCTCGACCTCGTCGCCCGCGGGGCGAGCGAGATCGTGATCGGCGCCAACGCCGCCATGCACGCCGTCGGCGTGCTGGTGACCGCGACGATCCTGCCGCGCATCGTCGCCGCCTTCGGCATCCGCAAGCTGGTGATCCTGGCGCTCGCGACCGCCGCCGCGGTGCTGATCGCCTTCCCGGCGGCGCCGTGGATATGGCTGTGGTTCCCGCTGCGCTTCCTGCTCGGCATGTCCTCCGAGATCCTGTTCGTGCTGTCTGAGACCTGGACCAACAGCCTCTCCACCGAGGAGACCCGCGCCCGCTCGATGGCCGCCTACACGGCCGCGCTGTCGATCGGCTTCGCCAGCGGCCCGGCGATCCTGTCCGTGGTCGGCTCGGACGGCGTGACGCCCTTCGCGATCGGCGCGGTGATCTCGCTCGCCGCCGCCGTCTTCGTCGCCTCCCCGAAGGTGTCGGCGCCGGCCTTCGACGAGCCCGCCACCGGCAATCCGCTGCGCTACATGGCGCTCGCCCCGGTCGCGATCTCCTCGACGGTGCTCAACGCCGCGATCGAGACGGCGGGCCTGTCCTTCCTCGCCATCTACGCCGTCCAGCTCGGCTGGGCCGAGAGCGGGGCGACGCGGCTGATGTCGGTGATGATGATCGGCGCGATCCTGCTGCAGCTGCCGATCGGCTGGCTCGGCGACAAGATGGACCGCATCCGCCTGCTCGCGATCCTCGCGGTGACGGCGACGGTCGGCGCGCTGGTCTGGCCGCTGGCGCTCCAGGACGAGACCGCGACCTACGCCCTGCTGTTCGTCTGGGGCGGCGCCTTCGTCGGGCTCTACACCATCATGCTGACCGTGGTCGGCAGCCGCTTCCAGGGCTCCGACCTCGTCGGCATCTACGCGGCGATGGGCCTGATGTGGGGCGTCGGCGCGCTCGTCGGGCCCCTCGCCGCCGGTGCGGCGATGCAGGCGACCCAGCACGGCCTCGCCTTCTTCGCCGCCGCCGCCTGCGGCGCCTTCGCGCTGTTCGCGATCGCCCGGGGCCGCGGGTCGAGCTGA
- a CDS encoding transporter substrate-binding domain-containing protein, with the protein MNRRPTAPWSLLALLLAVLAVAASSARAEDGADTLAAVRAKGELVAGVKADYEPFGYRDAAGAIVGFDVDVATGLAAAAGVPVRLVPVTSANRMQKLAAGEVDVLVATLGDTVDRRRLVRMIEPGYYGGGASVLVPGDSAIRSWTDVRGRSLCAVQGALWNRLAAARLLADIRAFGTVRDAELALREGGCAGWLYDEAALKHQLASGEWPGYRLLPAEFVSPWAVAVAGEGTLARLFDDTVAGWLRDGRLAELEARWKLPPSDYLREAGALWTRRDADGEWHCRRQPDGLWPATCRKLDLIEAQDLRGLGGLILTLRDSVGVDFTPFYDPFSREMFLRALATTLALAAAVVAGSLVAGVAGAALLRSRIRAVAAVSSVLLTLPRMTPPLLQLYLVFFGIGGLLAARGLPLPAWLVSVVVLSLYAGAANAVALAEAAATLGGTGRLRQVAALAFPTVMGSCVNIVKATAMVSAVAVPELVHASTAIIADYGNGGVMMNVLLACYVAIVLAVVYGFSLLERGMAHR; encoded by the coding sequence GTGAACCGACGTCCGACCGCGCCCTGGTCGCTCCTGGCGCTCCTCCTCGCCGTGCTCGCGGTGGCCGCCTCGTCGGCGCGCGCCGAGGACGGGGCCGACACCCTCGCCGCCGTCCGGGCGAAGGGCGAACTGGTCGCCGGCGTAAAGGCCGACTACGAGCCCTTCGGCTATCGCGACGCCGCGGGCGCGATCGTCGGCTTCGACGTCGACGTCGCCACCGGCCTCGCCGCCGCGGCCGGGGTGCCGGTGCGGCTCGTCCCGGTCACCAGCGCCAACCGGATGCAGAAGCTCGCGGCCGGCGAGGTCGACGTCCTCGTCGCCACCCTCGGCGACACCGTCGACCGCCGCCGGCTGGTCCGGATGATCGAGCCCGGCTACTACGGCGGCGGGGCCAGCGTGCTCGTCCCCGGCGACAGTGCGATCCGCAGCTGGACCGACGTGCGCGGCCGGTCGCTCTGCGCGGTGCAGGGCGCGCTGTGGAACCGCCTCGCCGCCGCCCGCCTGCTCGCCGACATCCGCGCCTTCGGCACCGTGCGCGACGCCGAACTGGCGCTGCGCGAGGGCGGCTGCGCGGGCTGGCTCTACGACGAGGCGGCGCTGAAGCACCAGCTCGCCAGCGGAGAATGGCCGGGCTACCGGCTGCTGCCGGCCGAGTTCGTCTCGCCCTGGGCGGTGGCGGTGGCGGGCGAGGGCACGCTGGCGCGGCTGTTCGACGACACCGTCGCGGGCTGGCTGCGCGACGGCCGGCTCGCCGAACTCGAGGCGCGCTGGAAGCTGCCGCCGTCGGACTATCTGCGCGAGGCCGGCGCGCTCTGGACGCGCCGCGACGCCGACGGCGAATGGCACTGCCGACGTCAGCCGGACGGGCTCTGGCCCGCGACCTGCCGCAAGCTCGACCTGATCGAGGCGCAGGACCTCCGCGGTCTCGGCGGCCTGATCCTGACGCTGCGCGACAGCGTCGGAGTCGACTTCACGCCGTTCTACGATCCGTTCAGCCGCGAGATGTTCCTGCGCGCGCTGGCGACGACGCTGGCGCTGGCCGCCGCGGTGGTCGCCGGCAGCCTCGTCGCGGGCGTCGCCGGCGCCGCGCTGCTGCGCTCGCGGATCCGCGCCGTCGCCGCGGTGTCGTCGGTGCTCCTGACGCTGCCGCGGATGACGCCGCCTTTGTTGCAGCTCTACCTCGTGTTCTTCGGCATCGGCGGACTGCTCGCCGCGCGCGGCCTGCCGCTGCCGGCCTGGCTGGTCTCGGTGGTGGTGCTGTCGCTCTACGCCGGCGCGGCCAACGCGGTGGCGCTCGCGGAGGCCGCGGCCACCCTCGGCGGCACCGGACGCCTCCGGCAGGTCGCGGCGCTGGCGTTCCCGACGGTGATGGGCAGCTGCGTCAACATCGTCAAGGCGACGGCGATGGTGAGCGCGGTGGCCGTGCCCGAACTCGTCCACGCCTCCACCGCCATCATCGCCGACTACGGCAACGGCGGCGTCATGATGAACGTGCTGCTCGCCTGCTACGTCGCGATCGTGCTCGCGGTCGTCTACGGATTCTCCCTGTTGGAACGCGGGATGGCCCACCGGTGA
- a CDS encoding class I SAM-dependent methyltransferase yields MRTDEMGRSYDVYFSSGLYRSRYLRPNRRTLALLTRLLPVGGRLLDYGAGEGRYCLPLAAGRGAEVLAADISAVARRHLEATAAAVGLAGRIRVCDPADAVYAAEVGAGRFDVALLGFGVLGHVAGRARRIALLAEMRGMLAPGGRLVLGLPNAARRFAREQRDCRALVASGVLEPGDIRYERSVDGTVIPLFYHLFSADEIRADLAEAGFAVEALTIESVLPEKAVTRSALIGVLDGAASALLPPAFGYGFLVTAAPAA; encoded by the coding sequence ATGCGGACCGACGAGATGGGCCGGAGCTACGACGTCTATTTCTCGTCGGGCCTCTACCGCTCGCGCTACCTGCGCCCCAACCGACGGACATTGGCGCTGCTCACCCGGTTGCTGCCCGTCGGAGGCAGGCTGCTCGACTACGGCGCCGGCGAGGGACGCTACTGCCTTCCGCTCGCCGCCGGGCGCGGCGCGGAGGTGCTCGCCGCCGACATTAGCGCGGTCGCGCGCCGCCATCTCGAGGCGACGGCGGCCGCGGTCGGGCTCGCCGGGCGGATCCGCGTCTGCGATCCCGCCGACGCGGTCTATGCCGCCGAGGTCGGGGCCGGACGGTTCGACGTCGCGCTGCTCGGCTTCGGCGTGCTCGGCCACGTCGCCGGCCGCGCGCGGCGGATCGCCCTGCTCGCCGAGATGCGCGGCATGCTCGCACCGGGCGGCCGGCTGGTGCTCGGCCTGCCCAACGCCGCCCGGCGCTTCGCCCGCGAGCAGCGCGACTGCCGCGCGCTGGTCGCGTCGGGCGTGCTGGAGCCGGGCGACATCCGCTATGAGCGCAGTGTCGACGGCACCGTGATCCCCTTGTTCTACCACCTGTTCTCGGCGGACGAGATCCGTGCCGACCTCGCCGAGGCCGGCTTCGCCGTCGAGGCGCTGACGATCGAGAGCGTGCTGCCGGAGAAGGCGGTGACGCGTTCGGCGCTGATCGGCGTCCTCGACGGCGCCGCGTCGGCGCTGCTGCCGCCGGCATTCGGCTACGGCTTCCTGGTCACCGCGGCCCCCGCGGCCTGA
- a CDS encoding anti-sigma factor family protein has protein sequence MNGTDRPDEIEIAAYVDGEMAPMRRAEIEDLAARDRELASLLEEETALTEALRRGQAGPGRWSDESQRQALRLQRRLKAHVHAPMARRAAAAVACVALGWGLNSATQPMRETPATVADARFVDAAREALRVAALDTGPQAPGEPIARKIDRLEAVTDVEMPKLPANWRVLGVQVQPFNGRPSVVVTAESPVLGAVTLVAAPMDVEGAVPPTPAPDDAVPTVYWQSGGTAYALMGAVAPTRLKSVADGIEVATRRKPSSRERG, from the coding sequence ATGAACGGGACTGACCGGCCCGACGAGATCGAGATCGCCGCCTATGTCGACGGCGAGATGGCGCCGATGCGCCGTGCCGAGATCGAGGATCTCGCCGCGCGCGACCGCGAACTGGCGAGCCTGCTCGAGGAGGAGACGGCGCTGACGGAGGCGCTGCGCCGCGGTCAGGCCGGGCCCGGCCGCTGGTCGGACGAGAGCCAGCGCCAGGCGCTGAGGCTGCAGCGCCGGCTGAAGGCCCACGTCCACGCGCCGATGGCGCGCCGCGCCGCGGCCGCGGTCGCTTGCGTAGCGCTCGGCTGGGGACTGAATTCGGCGACGCAGCCGATGCGGGAGACGCCGGCCACGGTGGCCGACGCCCGCTTCGTCGACGCCGCCCGCGAAGCGCTCCGGGTCGCCGCGCTCGACACCGGACCGCAGGCCCCGGGCGAGCCGATCGCCCGCAAGATCGACCGCCTGGAGGCCGTCACCGACGTCGAGATGCCCAAACTGCCGGCGAACTGGCGGGTGCTCGGTGTCCAGGTGCAGCCGTTCAACGGGCGGCCGAGCGTGGTGGTGACCGCCGAGAGCCCGGTTCTCGGGGCGGTCACCCTGGTGGCGGCGCCGATGGACGTCGAGGGGGCGGTGCCGCCGACCCCGGCGCCGGACGACGCCGTGCCGACGGTCTACTGGCAGAGCGGTGGAACCGCCTACGCCCTGATGGGCGCCGTCGCCCCGACCCGACTGAAGTCGGTCGCCGACGGCATCGAAGTGGCGACGCGCAGGAAACCCTCGTCCCGGGAACGGGGTTGA